In Chloroflexota bacterium, the sequence ATTTTCGTCAGGCAACTCCATCTTGACGTTGTCCAGAGCGGGCATCGCATTGATCAGAGCCACGCCACCGCCCGGCACTGTGCCCTCCTCCACAGCAGCCCTGGTGGCCGAGAGGGCATCCTCCACGCGGTGCTTCTTCTCCTTGAGTTCTACCTCAGTGCCTGCTCCAACGCGGATGACCGCCACACCGCCAGCCAACTTAGCCAGGCGCTCCTGCAATTTCTCGCGATCGTAATCGGAGGTTGTGATCTCGATCTGGGCCTTGATCTGCTCGATGCGTCCCTTGATATCCTTCTCGGAGCCCTTGCCCTCAATAATAGTGGTCTCGTCCTTGGTAGCAACGACCTTGCGCGCCCGACCCAGATCATTGATGGTAGCCGTCTCCAGCTTGCGTCCCATCTCCTCCGTGATCACCTGGCCACCGGTCAGGATAGCGATGTCGCGCAACATCTCCTTGCGCCGATCGCCAAAGCCAGGGGCTTTGATCGCGATGCAGTTCAGCATGCCACGTAGCTTGTTCAGCACCAGGGTGGCCAGCGCCTCGCCTTCGACATCCTCCGCGATGACCAACAGTTCGCGCTTGCCAATTTGTACTAGTTTCTCCAGAATGGGCACGATGTCGGTCACGGCGGAGATCTTTTTATCCGTGATCAGAATGTAGGGATCTTCGAGCTCAGCTTCCATGCGCTCGGGGTTCGTGACAAAGTAGGGCGAAATGTACCCACGGTCCAGTTGCATCCCCTCGACATACTCGGTCTCGAAGGCCAGTCCCTTTGATTCCTCGACGGTGATGACGCCATCCTTGCCGACTTTGTCCATCACCTCGGCAATGAGCTCGCCGATCTCCTTATCTGCGGCCGAAATGGCAGCCACGTGAGCGATGTCGCTCTTATCCTTCACTTCCCGGGCCATCCCTTTGAGGGCCTCGACGACGGCTTCAGTAGCCTTCTCGATGCCACGCTTGATCAGCATGGGGTTAGCACCAGCCGTCACATTTTTCAGACCCTCGGTCACAATCATGTGTGCCAAGAGAGTAGCTGTGGTGGTGCCATCGCCCGCCACGTCGTTGGTCTTGGTAGCTGCTTCCTTGAGCAACTGAGCCCCCATGTTCTCATACGGATCCTTAAGCTCGATTTCTTTCGCTACGGTCACGCCATCGTGGGTAATCGTAGGCGCGCCGAATTTCTTGTCCAATGCCACGTTGCGACCCTTGGGGCCCAGGGTCGTCACGACCGCATTGGCCAACATATCCATGCCGGACTTGAGACGCCGCCGGGCTTCTTCACCAAATACTAACTGCTTCGCCATTCTCTTCCTCCTTCAACCTGTGATGTAATTGATCCAAGTTATTTCAGTACAGCGAGTATGTCTTTCTCGCTCAGAATAAGGTACTTTTTGTCGTTCCGCTTGATCTCGGTGCCCGCATATTTCGCGTAGATTACCCTGTCGTCGACCTTAACTTCCATTGGCGCTCGCTCGCCATTATCGAGCAAACGGCCAGGGCCAACGGCCAGGACAACCCCCTCCTGCGGCTTTTCTTTCGCCGTTTCGGGCAGGACGATGCCGCTTGGAGTGGTTTCTTCCTTCTCGATTGGCTCTACGAGCACACGATCGGCTAAAGGCTTGATGTCTTTGAAGCTTTCCACCATCTCTGCAACCTCCCATTACCAGTTTTTGATTTTAAAATTAGCACTCAAACACCTAGAGTGCTAATCGCGCCTAATATCATAGCAAAATGTCTCAAAAAGTCAAATTTGCATACCAACCCTTTCTACATGGTCAAAATCAGACTGCGCTTGCGCGTTTGCCATTTCCGGGTATAATACCAAACGTCCTATCCGTGTTCCATAACCAAACATCTTCACAACGAGGGAAAAGATGAAAGATACCACCTTAAAATATCGTGCCTTAATTGCTACATTACTGCTTATCTTTTCAGCAGCCTGTGCAAAAGAGGCAACTCCTACTTTGCCGGCGCCAACCAGCCCTTCCTACCCGCCTGCCAATACGCCCATGGCTGCAGCAACGCCGACGCAAGCCCAGGGGCAGATGGCTACGCCGGTATCGAGTGCCCCTGCGCAACCAACGGATACGCCCGTCCTGGCTATCGCTGCAGCAGCCATCGTCAACGAGCAACTGATCCCCTTGCAGGAATACGAAGCGCAGATTGCTATGGCAATCAATGCCCTTAGCCAGCAAAGTGCGGGTTCCCAAACGGAGGAGGAAAAGGCAGCTTTGTTGCTTCAGCTCCGTCACCAGATACTGGATGCACTGATTGATCAAGCCTTGATCGAGCAAGCCGCGGCGCGTGAAGGCATCTCCATCTCTGACGAACAGGTAGAAGCTGAAATTGCGCGTTTGATTGGCAATGACGTGGCCAAATTCGAGGAATGGCTCAAAGAAAACGGGATGACCCGCGATAGCTTCAAAGTTCAGTTACGGCAGCAATTGCTGAGTGCCGCTTTTCAGGAACATGTGGTTGGCTCTCAGTCGCCTATCGTGGAACAGGTACATGCCCGCCATATTCTGCTGCTAAGCGAAGCAGAAGCGCTGGATGTGTTTCTTAAGCTGCGTGCTGGTGAAAGTTTTGCCGCTCTAGCCAAACAATACTCGCAGGATACCAGCACCAAAGAAATCGGTGGAGACCTGGGCTTTTTCCCACGGGGTGTCATGCCCACCGAGATCGAAGCGGTGGCTTTTGGGCTAAACCCTGGGCAGACTGGCATTGTGAAAACGAGCTTTGGCTACCACATTGTTGAGGTAGTGGAAAAAGACCCTGCACGCCAAGTCCCTGACGAGATGTTAGCCA encodes:
- the groL gene encoding chaperonin GroEL (60 kDa chaperone family; promotes refolding of misfolded polypeptides especially under stressful conditions; forms two stacked rings of heptamers to form a barrel-shaped 14mer; ends can be capped by GroES; misfolded proteins enter the barrel where they are refolded when GroES binds); the encoded protein is MAKQLVFGEEARRRLKSGMDMLANAVVTTLGPKGRNVALDKKFGAPTITHDGVTVAKEIELKDPYENMGAQLLKEAATKTNDVAGDGTTTATLLAHMIVTEGLKNVTAGANPMLIKRGIEKATEAVVEALKGMAREVKDKSDIAHVAAISAADKEIGELIAEVMDKVGKDGVITVEESKGLAFETEYVEGMQLDRGYISPYFVTNPERMEAELEDPYILITDKKISAVTDIVPILEKLVQIGKRELLVIAEDVEGEALATLVLNKLRGMLNCIAIKAPGFGDRRKEMLRDIAILTGGQVITEEMGRKLETATINDLGRARKVVATKDETTIIEGKGSEKDIKGRIEQIKAQIEITTSDYDREKLQERLAKLAGGVAVIRVGAGTEVELKEKKHRVEDALSATRAAVEEGTVPGGGVALINAMPALDNVKMELPDENTGVSIVRMALEAPMRMIAENAGKDGAVIVEEVRRQQKTKKNSNIGYDVIADEFGDMYEKGIIDPLKVTRSAVQNAASIAAMILTTEALVTDIPEKKEPAAPPMPEY
- the groES gene encoding co-chaperone GroES translates to MVESFKDIKPLADRVLVEPIEKEETTPSGIVLPETAKEKPQEGVVLAVGPGRLLDNGERAPMEVKVDDRVIYAKYAGTEIKRNDKKYLILSEKDILAVLK
- a CDS encoding peptidylprolyl isomerase, whose product is MKDTTLKYRALIATLLLIFSAACAKEATPTLPAPTSPSYPPANTPMAAATPTQAQGQMATPVSSAPAQPTDTPVLAIAAAAIVNEQLIPLQEYEAQIAMAINALSQQSAGSQTEEEKAALLLQLRHQILDALIDQALIEQAAAREGISISDEQVEAEIARLIGNDVAKFEEWLKENGMTRDSFKVQLRQQLLSAAFQEHVVGSQSPIVEQVHARHILLLSEAEALDVFLKLRAGESFAALAKQYSQDTSTKEIGGDLGFFPRGVMPTEIEAVAFGLNPGQTGIVKTSFGYHIVEVVEKDPARQVPDEMLATWQQKKFLQWLAEQRARAKIQYLVPIE